In Lacerta agilis isolate rLacAgi1 chromosome 1, rLacAgi1.pri, whole genome shotgun sequence, the following proteins share a genomic window:
- the LOC117049549 gene encoding pleckstrin homology-like domain family A member 2, whose amino-acid sequence MKGPASASPSEVIREGELEKRSDSLFQLWKKKAVVLSKDSLSLFSLEAGKARGGGGKELRFGSIQKVDCVERTGKYVYFTIVTTDRKEIDFRCPGESCWNASITMALIDFQNKRAIEDFKSRQEAAEHAAAATRDRRLARAP is encoded by the coding sequence ATGAAGGGCCCAGCATCCGCGTCGCCGTCGGAGGTGATCCGCGAGGGCGAGCTGGAGAAGCGCAGCGACAGCCTCTTCCAGCTGTGGAAGAAGAAGGCGGTGGTGCTGAGCAAGGACAGCCTGAGCCTCTTCTCGCTCGAGGCCGGCAAGGCCCGAGGCGGCGGCGGGAAGGAGCTGCGCTTCGGCTCCATCCAGAAGGTGGACTGCGTGGAGCGGACGGGCAAGTACGTGTACTTCACCATCGTCACGACGGACCGCAAGGAGATCGACTTTCGGTGCCCGGGCGAGAGCTGCTGGAACGCCTCCATCACCATGGCGCTCATCGACTTCCAGAACAAGCGCGCCATCGAAGACTTCAAGAGCCGCCAGGAGGCCGCCGAGCACGCGGCCGCCGCCACCCGGGACAGGCGCCTCGCGCGCGCCCCCTGA